From a single Methylacidiphilum kamchatkense Kam1 genomic region:
- a CDS encoding ferredoxin: MADRNNKYPGNVFGKYYVDTQCIDCDLCRETAPANFKRNDDGGHSYVYKQPQTPEEEEQCREAKEGCPVEAIGDDGDLDVMEIEVGRSTES, from the coding sequence ATGGCTGATAGAAATAATAAATATCCAGGAAACGTTTTTGGAAAATATTACGTCGATACGCAATGTATAGATTGTGATTTATGCAGGGAGACGGCCCCTGCAAATTTCAAAAGAAACGATGATGGTGGCCATTCCTACGTTTATAAGCAGCCTCAGACACCCGAAGAAGAAGAACAATGCAGGGAAGCTAAGGAAGGCTGCCCTGTAGAAGCCATTGGAGATGACGGAGACCTCGATGTCATGGAGATAGAAGTAGGAAGGTCGACTGAATCTTAA
- the bioD gene encoding dethiobiotin synthase, translating into MTVFITGTDTGVGKTAFSYELVKYWRAKGYNAIGLKPISTGGREDAIRLWEASDKRISLDNLNPFYFSEPMAPAIAAELEGKIIHLMDVQKAITHMVEGFSHVVIEGIGGWLTPISRKWLLRELVQILHCPVVIVAHTRLGYLNHTFLTIENILAADIAIKGLILNQYASLGVVPMAIELIETRYNIPIALIDDFRKSPFCCPQWLEDASSNSL; encoded by the coding sequence ATGACCGTTTTTATAACAGGAACAGATACTGGGGTAGGAAAAACAGCCTTTAGCTATGAGCTTGTGAAATATTGGAGGGCAAAAGGATACAATGCCATTGGCTTAAAACCTATTTCTACTGGTGGAAGAGAGGATGCTATAAGGCTTTGGGAAGCATCCGATAAAAGAATCAGTTTAGATAACTTAAATCCCTTTTATTTTTCAGAGCCTATGGCTCCTGCGATTGCTGCAGAACTAGAAGGAAAAATCATCCATCTTATGGACGTGCAAAAAGCGATTACTCACATGGTGGAGGGCTTTAGTCATGTTGTTATTGAAGGGATAGGTGGATGGCTGACACCTATTTCACGAAAATGGCTTTTAAGAGAGCTCGTTCAAATCCTCCACTGTCCTGTTGTTATTGTTGCGCATACCCGACTCGGATATCTTAACCATACATTTCTAACAATCGAAAACATCCTAGCCGCAGATATTGCTATCAAGGGGCTTATATTGAACCAATATGCTTCTTTGGGCGTTGTTCCCATGGCGATAGAACTTATTGAAACAAGATATAATATCCCAATAGCCCTAATAGATGATTTTAGAAAAAGTCCCTTTTGTTGCCCTCAATGGTTAGAAGATGCTTCTTCTAATTCTTTATAA